CAGCCAGCACGAGATGACCGAGGGCTACAAGGAGATTGATGATAAATCGGTCTACTTGCTGCTGCCGCTGGTGGATCGCGAGAACGCCTATCTGGTCGTTTGGACCACCACCCCCTGGACCCTTTCCGCCAACGTGGCCGCCGCCGTGTCCGAGGAGTTGGAATACGTGGTCATCGAGGATCACGGCCGCCAGCTCTACCTGCTGCCTGAGGCTATCCCCCGCATCTTCGGCCGCAAGGCCAAACCCGAGGTTCTCGAACACCTGCACGGGACCGACCTGCTGGGCTGGCGCTACCGCGGGCCCTTCGACGAGTTTCCCGCCCAGGCTGGTGTCGAGCACAAAATCATTCCCTGGGACGAGGTGAGCGCCGACGAGGGCTCAGGTATCGTCCACATCGCCCCCGGCTGCGGAAAAGAAGACTTCGATCTGGGCCGCAAACACGGGCTGCCGGTCATCGCGCCACTGGACGAAAACGGCGTTTACATGGCCGGCTTCGACTGGCTCACCGGCCGCCCGGTGGACGAGGTCACCGCCCCCATTGTGGACCACCTGAAGGAGCAGGGGCTGCTGCTGCATCAGGCCAACTATGTTCACCGCTACCCTCACTGCTGGCGCTGCAAGACCAAACTGGTCTTCCGGGTCGTCACCGAATGGTACATCACCATGGACGGGCGGCCCGCTGGCAAGGGGAACGCCGCCGCCGACGGCGGCCTCCGCCACCAGATCATGGACGTGGCCCGCCAGATCGAGTGGATGCCGTCCTACGGCCTGGACCGGGAGCTCGACTGGCTCACCAACATGGACGACTGGATGATCTCCAAAAAGCGCTACTGGGGCCTGGCCCTCCCAATCTATGAATGCGCCGGCTGCGGCACCGTGACGGTGGTCGGCTCCCGGGAGGAGCTCCAGGAGCGGGCCGTTGAAGGCTGGGAGCAGTTCGACGGCCAGTCACCCCACCGCCCGTGGATTGACGCCGTGAAGATCGCCTGTCCCCACTGCGGCGCCACCGTGCCCCGCATTCTGGACGTGGGCACCCCCTGGCTCGACGCCGGCATTGTGCCCTTCTCCACCCTGCACTACCGCGATGACCGGGACTACTGGGAGCGCTGGTTCCCGGCCGATTTCATTACCGAGTCGTTGCCCGGCCAGTTCCGCAACTGGTTTTATAGCCTCCTCGCCATGAGCACCGTGCTGGAAAATCGCCCCCCCTTCAAGCGGGTGCTGGGGCATGCCCTGGTCAAGGACGAGCACGGCAAGGACATGCACAAGTCCGACGGCAACGCCATCTGGTTCGATGAGGCCGCCGAAAAGATGGGCGTGGATGTCATGCGCTGGCTGTATGCCAGCCAGAACCCCGATCAGAACCTGCTGTTTGGCTACCATCATGCCGACGGCATACGCAAGAAATTGCTTACCCTCTGGAATTCCTACAGCTTTTTCGTCACTTACGCCTCACTGGACAAGTTCAACCCCGTGAGGGACACCGTTCCAGTCGAGCACCGCGCCGAAATTGACCGTTGGCTCATTGCCCGGACACACAAACTGATCATCCGTGCAGGTAGTTACTATGACGATTATCGCGTGGATAAGCTTATGCTGCAGGTTGAGGGGTATATTGACGATCTCTCGAATTGGTATATCCGGCGCAACCGCCGCCGTTTCTGGAAGAGTGATAATGATCAGGACAAGATGGCGGCATTTTCCTCCTTGCACGAAGCGCTGGTAACCTTGGTGAAAGTGCTTGCGCCGATCATTCCGTTCGTCACGGAATCTATCTACCGTAATCTGGTTTGCTCAGTTGATTCCGGCGCACCTGAAAGCGTACATATGTGCGCGTTCCCTGAAGCCGACGATTCAATGGTCGATGAAGATCTCATCAGAGACATTGGAGCGGTTGTTCAAATTGTATCTCTTGGCCGCGCCGCAAGGGAAAAGGCCAAGATTCGAGTGCGCCAGCCGTTAAGTCGGCTGGTTGTATTTGGCAGTAAGCACGTGAGATTGGCAGTAACCAAATATGCCGACCAGATTATGGAAGAGCTCAACGTGAAGGAGGTTATTCCCTCTGAACGGTTTAACGCCTTCGCTGATAAAGA
This genomic stretch from Candidatus Neomarinimicrobiota bacterium harbors:
- a CDS encoding isoleucine--tRNA ligase, encoding MGKNFHPVDPKVDFVRQEHELLKWWQDQNIFQQLRTKNEGRPRWSFLDGPITANNPMGVHHAWGRTYKDIFLRYHAMKGFELRYQNGFDCQGLWVEVEVERELGFTSKRDIEAYGIEAFVNRCKERVLKYARQQTEQSIRLGYWMDWDHSYFTMSDENNYTIWGFLKEVHERGWLRKGKDAMPWCPRCGTGISQHEMTEGYKEIDDKSVYLLLPLVDRENAYLVVWTTTPWTLSANVAAAVSEELEYVVIEDHGRQLYLLPEAIPRIFGRKAKPEVLEHLHGTDLLGWRYRGPFDEFPAQAGVEHKIIPWDEVSADEGSGIVHIAPGCGKEDFDLGRKHGLPVIAPLDENGVYMAGFDWLTGRPVDEVTAPIVDHLKEQGLLLHQANYVHRYPHCWRCKTKLVFRVVTEWYITMDGRPAGKGNAAADGGLRHQIMDVARQIEWMPSYGLDRELDWLTNMDDWMISKKRYWGLALPIYECAGCGTVTVVGSREELQERAVEGWEQFDGQSPHRPWIDAVKIACPHCGATVPRILDVGTPWLDAGIVPFSTLHYRDDRDYWERWFPADFITESLPGQFRNWFYSLLAMSTVLENRPPFKRVLGHALVKDEHGKDMHKSDGNAIWFDEAAEKMGVDVMRWLYASQNPDQNLLFGYHHADGIRKKLLTLWNSYSFFVTYASLDKFNPVRDTVPVEHRAEIDRWLIARTHKLIIRAGSYYDDYRVDKLMLQVEGYIDDLSNWYIRRNRRRFWKSDNDQDKMAAFSSLHEALVTLVKVLAPIIPFVTESIYRNLVCSVDSGAPESVHMCAFPEADDSMVDEDLIRDIGAVVQIVSLGRAAREKAKIRVRQPLSRLVVFGSKHVRLAVTKYADQIMEELNVKEVIPSERFNAFADKEINLNREVLGPKYGHLLPLIDAQLRELIDAGGIPEDWRGTQPLPSLLVDGTPIELQPEEVHFQYLARKPFEIAHSKSVLVGINTELTTELIEEGTVRDLIRQVQNMRKEVALRVEQRIVVGVSGNEHVERSLARFQDTFLAAVLGTRLYPKLDQPEHEKVVNLGGAEVSIHIARA